One segment of Solanum stenotomum isolate F172 chromosome 1, ASM1918654v1, whole genome shotgun sequence DNA contains the following:
- the LOC125853662 gene encoding DELLA protein RGL2-like, with amino-acid sequence MPSHISDHSPVLSTTTIMKIAKEQLKLYTSQNHDAYSIIFSPLIADLGLSPQVTEEVELVLLLLVSAEMLANRQLDCARKLLNLCINFSLSAGNPVQRVVYYFAESLRKRIDKGTGIPTIASNIDAVNPNIMEDVLMDPRTDVIETEQMLPFRKVTQFTGIQAILDSVKSFKRIHLIDFGIKTGSQWTILMQALVCSGECPPELLKITAVGTSLTRMQEVGKRLTSFADTLHIPFSFKTVVSDLRHIRKDLFESKAGEVVAIYSDSRLWTLLAWPNHLESLIQVCKSLDPCVMVVTEIEANTNTPIFIDRFNEALFYYSAIFDSLETCIGWNHQYRAVAQGVYIGRIIENVITSEGEEMAHRHEKLRSWRALFETFGIEETELSHSSLYQAKLLAEKSTCHGFCSLEMDGKSLIIKWKGTPIKSLSAWKFH; translated from the coding sequence ATGCCAAGTCACATTTCTGACCACTCTCCAGTTCTATCGACAACAACCATCATGAAAATTGCCAAAGAGCAATTAAAACTTTATACCTCACAGAATCATGATGCTTATTCCATTATTTTTAGTCCCTTGATTGCGGATTTGGGCCTTTCTCCTCAAGTTACAGAGGAAGTGGAGCTCGTTCTACTGCTTCTAGTTTCCGCTGAAATGCTAGCCAATCGACAATTAGATTGTGCAAGAAAGTTGTTGAACTTGTGCATCAACTTTTCTCTTTCAGCAGGTAATCCAGTTCAAAGAGTTGTGTATTATTTTGCTGAATCTCTTCGGAAGAGGATCGATAAAGGGACAGGAATACCAACTATAGCATCAAACATTGATGCAGTGAATCCAAATATTATGGAAGACGTTCTTATGGATCCACGAACCGATGTTATTGAGACTGAACAAATGCTTCCCTTCCGCAAAGTAACTCAATTTActggaattcaagccatcttgGACAGTGTTAAATCATTCAAGAGGATTCATTTAATTGATTTTGGAATAAAAACCGGATCACAATGGACAATCCTTATGCAAGCTCTGGTTTGTAGTGGTGAATGTCCACCGGAACTTCTCAAGATAACAGCGGTTGGAACCTCTTTGACTCGAATGCAAGAGGTAGGGAAGAGATTGACATCTTTTGCAGACACCTTACATATACCTTTTTCCTTCAAAACAGTTGTATCTGACTTGAGACATATCAGGAAGGATTTATTTGAGTCAAAGGCTGGTGAAGTTGTGGCAATCTATTCTGACTCGCGTCTTTGGACCTTGTTAGCATGGCCTAATCACTTGGAATCTCTTATACAAGTTTGCAAAAGTTTGGATCCATGTGTAATGGTGGTAACTGAAATAGAGGCAAATACTAATACACCAATTTTCATCGATCGTTTCAATGAAGCATTGTTTTACTACAGTGCTATCTTTGATAGTCTTGAAACTTGCATAGGGTGGAACCATCAGTACAGAGCAGTAGCTCAAGGAGTATATATAGGAAGGATTATTGAAAATGTAATCACATCCGAGGGAGAAGAGATGGCTCATCGCCATGAGAAGCTTCGATCTTGGAGGGCCTTATTTGAAACATTTGGTATAGAGGAAACAGAACTGAGTCACTCATCCTTGTACCAAGCAAAGTTACTGGCAGAAAAGTCTACATGCCATGGTTTTTGCAGTCTGGAAATGGATGGGAAATCCCTAATTATTAAGTGGAAGGGAACCCCAATTAAGTCACTTTCTGCATGGAAGTTCCACTAA
- the LOC125853671 gene encoding GRAS family protein RAM1-like, with protein sequence MDSSLANKGKDQMQRPRCAEEKKESSCLPSASCTILQKHYCGGEMREKPHDIPSSNTSGSHVPSTVSLFEMVRAQLHQQTSKKEDSSSFTSNTYRGLYPQALKDFELALLLQDSAEMFSKRHYDHATELLRLCNLSASPSGTPVQRVVYYFCEALRERIDKEKGTLSLNRPEGWEEKPFDLDKVLQNPKPFAVVCYQSSPFFQVPQFAGIQAIIDNVKSAKRVHLIDFGVKIGSHWAVLMQALDNVGDCPLELLKITAVATSKQMVEEIGQRLSSFAAENIKFPFSFKAVVSEMKDLSKDLFELDTNEVVAVYSEYSLGGMLAWPNHLESVLRLIKSLNPCVMVVIDSEANTNAPIFMDRFNEALFLYGAFFDYLDVCMERDNHYRMTFEGLILRNIIQNIITCEGNERTFRNVRLEVWRDLFEKFGIKETELGESSLYQANLMADRCGHGFSTLDMNGKGLLIKWKGSPIIFASAWKFSP encoded by the coding sequence ATGGATTCAAGTCTTGCAAAtaaaggaaaggatcaaatgCAAAGGCCTCGTTGTgctgaagaaaagaaggaaagcTCTTGTCTTCCTTCAGCATCATGCACAATTCTGCAGAAGCATTATTGTGGTGGAGAAATGAGAGAGAAGCCCCATGATATTCCATCCAGCAACACTTCTGGATCTCATGTACCATCAACAGTAAGTTTATTTGAAATGGTGCGAGCACAATTACATCAGCAGACCTCCAAGAAAGAGGATAGTTCCTCCTTTACTTCTAACACTTATCGTGGTCTGTATCCTCAAGCTTTAAAAGATTTTGAGCTTGCTCTTCTACTTCAAGACTCTGCTGAAATGTTCTCCAAGAGACACTATGATCATGCAACGGAGTTATTAAGATTGTGTAACTTGTCTGCTTCTCCTTCAGGTACTCCTGTTCAAAGAGTTGTGTATTACTTCTGTGAAGCTCTTCGAGAGAGAATTGATAAGGAGAAGGGAACATTATCACTTAATAGACCTGAAGGTTGGGAAGAGAAACCATTTGATTTGGACAAGGTTCTGCAGAATCCAAAGCCTTTTGCAGTTGTATGCTATCAATCATCACCTTTCTTCCAAGTGCCGCAATTTGCTGGAATTCAAGCCATCATAGATAATGTCAAGTCAGCAAAGAGAGTTCATTTGATCGATTTCGGAGTCAAAATTGGTTCACACTGGGCAGTCCTCATGCAAGCTCTTGATAATGTAGGTGACTGTCCACTTGAGCTTCTAAAGATAACCGCTGTTGCAACATCAAAACAGATGGTTGAAGAAATAGGACAGAGATTGTCATCTTTTGCTGCTGAAAACATCAAGTTTCCCTTCTCCTTCAAGGCAGTAGTGTCGGAAATGAAGGACCTCAGTAAAGATCTTTTTGAGTTAGATACTAATGAAGTTGTGGCAGTTTACTCAGAGTATAGTCTTGGGGGCATGTTAGCATGGCCCAATCACCTGGAATCTGTTCTAAGATTAATTAAAAGCCTTAATCCTTGTGTAATGGTTGTCATTGACTCTGAGGCAAACACTAACGCGCCAATTTTTATGGACCGTTTTAATGAAGCACTATTTCTGTATGGTGCATTCTTTGACTACTTGGATGTTTGCATGGAACGAGACAATCATTACCGAATGACATTTGAAGGACTTATTTTGAGGAATATCATTCAAAATATAATCACTTGTGAAGGAAATGAGAGGACTTTTCGCAATGTAAGACTTGAAGTATGGAGAGATCTGTTTGAAAAGTTTGGTATCAAAGAAACAGAATTGGGCGAATCATCCTTGTACCAGGCAAATCTAATGGCCGATAGGTGTGGTCATGGTTTTTCTACTCTGGATATGAATGGAAAGGGCCTTCTAATTAAATGGAAGGGAAGTCCAATAATATTTGCTTCAGCCTGGAAGTTTTCACCATGA
- the LOC125853680 gene encoding GRAS family protein RAM1-like yields the protein MNSSLANTTMKGKDQMKSSHSCIPSASSQLLQKCCIRGNQKGKHDCDLPCSFSSESHVLSTVKIFEMAQAQLLHHMSKKEDDPSIASQPLNSHSDLSLEVSDDLQLALLLQASAEMFSKRHYERAMELLSLCNLSASLTGTPVQRVVYYYSEALRERIDKETKSITGLQLDRLVDFEVKPAGVEELFLCSKPHVIVCYRALPFYQVAQFACIQAILDNVKSEKRLHLIDFGIRSGSHWTILMQALANRGDCPLELLKITAIGTSKQVVDETGKRLSSFAAENMKFSFFFKAVVSEMKDLSKDLFELDTNEVVVVYSEYILGGMLAWPNHLEVVLRFIKNLNPCVIVVIETEANTNEPIFMDRFNGSVFLYAALFDCLEAFMERDNQHRMEFERLVLREVIHNVITCEGEGRIFRNVRLEVWRAVFEKFGIKETELSESSLYQANLMADRSAHGFCTLDMDGNCLTIKWNGTPIVFASAWKFVHD from the coding sequence ATGAACTCTAGTCTTGCAAACACCACAATGAAAGGCAAGGATCAAATGAAAAGCTCTCATTCTTGCATTCCTTCAGCATCATCCCAACTTCTGCAGAAGTGTTGCATTAGAGGAAATCAGAAAGGGAAACATGACTGTGATTTACCATGCAGTTTTAGTTCTGAATCTCATGTCCTATCGAcggtaaaaatatttgaaatggCACAAGCACAATTACTTCACCATATGTCGAAGAAAGAGGACGATCCCTCCATTGCTTCTCAACCCCTTAATTCACATAGTGATCTGTCTCTTGAAGTTTCAGATGATTTGCAGCTTGCTCTTCTACTTCAAGCTTCTGCTGAAATGTTTTCCAAGAGACACTACGAACGTGCAATGGAGTTACTAAGCTTGTGTAATCTGTCTGCTTCTCTTACAGGTACTCCGGTTCAAAGAGTTGTGTACTACTATAGTGAAGCTCTTCGAGAGAGAATCGATAAGGAGACAAAATCAATAACAGGATTACAACTAGATAGACTTGTAGATTTTGAAGTGAAACCAGCTGGCGTTGAAGAACTTTTCTTGTGTTCAAAGCCTCATGTAATTGTGTGTTATCGTGCACTTCCTTTTTACCAAGTCGCACAATTTGCTTGTATTCAAGCCATTTTGGATAATGTTAAGTCAGAAAAACGACTTcatttgattgattttggaattaGAAGTGGATCTCACTGGACAATCCTTATGCAAGCTCTTGCGAATCGAGGTGATTGTCCACTTGAGCTTCTCAAGATAACCGCTATTGGAACATCTAAACAAGTGGTTGATGAAACAGGGAAAAGATTGTCATCTTTTGCTGCTGAAAACATGaaattttccttcttctttaaGGCAGTGGTGTCAGAAATGAAGGACCTCAGTAAAGATCTCTTTGAGTTAGATACTAATGAAGTTGTGGTAGTTTACTCAGAGTATATTCTTGGGGGTATGTTAGCATGGCCTAATCACCTTGAAGTTGTTCTAAGATTCATTAAAAACCTCAATCCTTGTGTGATAGTGGTCATCGAAACTGAGGCAAATACTAACGAGCCAATTTTTATGGATCGATTTAATGGATCAGTGTTTCTGTATGCTGCACTCTTTGATTGTTTGGAGGCTTTCATGGAACGAGACAATCAGCATAGGATGGAATTTGAAAGACTTGTTCTTAGAGAAGTCATTCACAATGTGATCACTTGTGAAGGAGAAGGAAGGATCTTCCGCAACGTAAGGCTGGAAGTATGGAGGGCTGTGTTTGAAAAGTTTGGTATTAAGGAAACAGAATTGAGCGAATCATCCTTGTATCAGGCAAATCTAATGGCCGATAGGTCTGCTCATGGTTTTTGCACTCTGGATATGGATGGAAATTGCCTTACTATTAAATGGAACGGAACTCCAATAGTATTTGCTTCTGCTTGGAAGTTTGTCCATGATTGA
- the LOC125847654 gene encoding pectinesterase inhibitor 3-like: MEYLFLSFLFLFTLTLAQSINNDNINSSPNIAPNMQPTTSPKENANSPTSHSAYPPGYENENAPSQSQSQFPPIIPLDKISGLPSSLIPTNTRKDDGGNSETNNIIKKICDNTDYPDLCTTTIAPFMRGGIINVQNVLQVAMKQSDAFAKLGFATFKRASESPVTPPRTKKLLKTCLDSWDTVLYNYEEALEALRIHDSGRMNSMLSAAITDISDCEDAFEGVITPMSGYSDRMTKMTSNCLAIGSQLGD; this comes from the coding sequence ATGGAATATTTATTCCTTTCTTTCCTCTTTCTATTCACCCTCACTTTAGCACAATCTATtaataatgataatataaaTTCATCCCCAAATATTGCACCAAACATGCAACCCACAACTTCTCCaaaagaaaatgcaaattcaCCAACTAGTCATTCTGCATACCCTCCTggatatgaaaatgaaaatgcaccatcacaatcacaatcacaatttcCGCCTATCATCCCTCTTGATAAAATTTCTGGCCTCCCATCTTCTCTTATTCCCACTAATACGCGAAAAGACGATGGTGGGAATAGTGAgactaataatattataaagaaGATATGCGACAATACTGACTACCCTGATCTTTGCACCACAACTATCGCCCCATTTATGCGCGGAGGTATCATCAACGTACAAAATGTTCTCCAAGTGGCCATGAAACAGAGCGATGCGTTTGCCAAATTGGGATTTGCAACATTTAAAAGAGCTTCAGAATCCCCTGTTACTCCACCTAGAACTAAGAAATTGCTTAAAACTTGCCTCGATAGTTGGGATACTGTGTTGTACAATTACGAAGAAGCTTTAGAGGCTCTGCGTATTCATGACAGTGGACGTATGAACAGCATGCTCAGTGCTGCAATTACTGATATCTCTGATTGTGAAGATGCCTTTGAAGGTGTCATTACACCTATGTCTGGGTATAGTGACAGGATGACTAAAATGACAAGTAATTGCCTTGCCATTGGTTCACAACTCGGGGATTAG
- the LOC125865568 gene encoding universal stress protein PHOS32 gives MEGGGRFVGVAVDFSACSNKALKWAIDNILRKGDHLILVTVRPEGHYEEGEMQLWEATGSPLIPLSEICDGHTMKRYGVNPDPETLQMITLAARQMEITVVMKIFWGDAREKLCEAIDKTPLSCLVIGNRGLGKIKRAIMGSVSNYVVNNATCPVTVVKKAED, from the exons ATGGAAGGAGGTGGTAGATTTGTTGGGGTAGCAGTCGATTTCTCAGCATGCAGCAACAAAGCTCTGAAATGGGCCATTGATAACATTCTTCGTAAAGGGGATCATCTTATTCTCGTTACTGTTCGCCCTGAAGGACACTATGAAGAAGGCGAGATGCAGCTCTGGGAGGCTACTGGTTCTC CTTTAATTCCTTTATCTGAGATATGTGATGGTCACACAATGAAGAGGTATGGGGTTAACCCTGACCCTGAAACATTGCAAATGATAACCCTTGCCGCTAGGCAGATGGAg ATTACAGTAGTCATGAAAATTTTCTGGGGAGATGCTCGAGAGAAGTTATGTGAAGCAATTGACAAAACTCCCTTGAGCTGTCTGGTCATAGGGAACAGAGGACTTGGAAAGATCAAGAG GGCTATTATGGGCAGTGTAAGCAACTATGTGGTGAATAATGCTACGTGCCCTGTTACTGTTGTGAAGAAAGCAGAAGACTAA